GGTCGGCCCCTCGGCCGGGCCGTTCCCCCGGTCTGGCAAACTCTCTGCGCGCAGGTCCGGCTCGATCCGGGCCCGCCTTCCCAGGTGTCCCCGGCGCAGGGTTCTCGACAAGGTTCCTTCCGCGCTTCCCCGGCGCCCCACATTTCTAACCCCACCATGGATTCCCTTACTTCCGCTGCGTCCGTCGTGGCTGCTGGTCTTGCCGTCGGTCTCGGCTCCATCGGTCCTGGCATCGGCCAGGGCACCGCTTCCGGCGGCGCCGTCGAAGGCATCGCCCGTCAGCCCGAAGCCGAAGGCAAGATCCGCGGCACCCTGCTGCTGTCCCTGGCCTTCATGGAATCGCTGACCATCTACGGCCTGGTGGTCGCCCTGGTGCTCCTGTTCGCCAACCCCTTCTCCTGATCGGAGGCCATCGCGGGGATGACAGGGCCGCCCGTCCGTCGCGGCCCTTCTCCACCCCCGGCTCCATCCACGCCTCCACCACCGCCCGCCTTATTGCCCCATGACCAGCTGGCTTCTGCTTGCCGAGGCAGGTGCGACCGCAGGGTCGCCCGAGGGAGGTCTGTTCGACCTCGACGCCACCCTGCCGCTCATGGCGCTGCAGGTGGTGATCCTCACCTTCATTCTCAACAGCCTGTTCTTCCGACCCGTCGGCAAGGCCGTCGAGGACCGTGAGGGCTACATCACCACAAGCCGGACCCAGGCCAAGGAGAAGCTGGCCCAGGCCGAGCGCCTCGAGGCCGATCTCAAGGAGCAGCTGAAGGGGGCCCGGCTCGAGGCCCAGAAGGTGATTCTGGAGGCCGAGCAGGATTCCGACCGTCTCTACCGTGAGGCCCTGGCGGTGGCCCAGGCGGACGCCATCGCGAGCCGCGAAAGTGCCCGCAGCAAGATCGATGCTCAGCGCGCCGAAGCCCTGAGCGCTCTCGAGGCCGATGCCGACAGGCTCGCCGACCTCATCGTCGACCGTCTCCTGACCGCCTCATGACCACCTCCACCCTCCCGTCGCTGATGGCGTCGCTCTTCGCGAGCCATGGCAGCTTCGGCCTCAACTTCGACATCTTCGAGACCAACATCATCAATCTGGCGATCGTCATCGCCGGTCTGACGTGGTTCCTGAGGGGATTCCTCGGGGGCATCCTGGAGCGCCGCCGCGAGCGGATCCTGGGGGAACTCAAGGACGCTGAGGAGCGCCTGAACGCCGCCACCGCCTCCCTCGCCGAGGCCCAGAAGAGCCTGGGTGAAGCCCGCACCCGCGCCGAGAAGATCCGCGCCGACGGCAAGGCCCGCGCCGAGGCCATCCGCTTCGAGAGCGAGAAGCGCACCGTCGAGGAGATGGCACGCCTGAAGCAGGACTCCCAGTCCGACCTGGATTCGGAGGTTTCCCGCGTCAGCCGGCTGCTGCAGCGCGAGGCCGCCGAGATGGCCATCGCCAAGGCCCTGGTCAGCCTGCCCGGCCGCCTTGACGCCAGTACCCAGGCCCAGCTGATCGATCAGTCCATTCAATCGATGGGGAACGCCTGATGCCTCTGCTCAACACCATCACCACCCCCTACGCCGACGCCTTCCTGCAGGTGTGCGACGCCAACGGCGACACCGAGGCGG
This genomic stretch from Cyanobium gracile PCC 6307 harbors:
- a CDS encoding F0F1 ATP synthase subunit B'; translated protein: MTSWLLLAEAGATAGSPEGGLFDLDATLPLMALQVVILTFILNSLFFRPVGKAVEDREGYITTSRTQAKEKLAQAERLEADLKEQLKGARLEAQKVILEAEQDSDRLYREALAVAQADAIASRESARSKIDAQRAEALSALEADADRLADLIVDRLLTAS
- a CDS encoding F0F1 ATP synthase subunit B produces the protein MTTSTLPSLMASLFASHGSFGLNFDIFETNIINLAIVIAGLTWFLRGFLGGILERRRERILGELKDAEERLNAATASLAEAQKSLGEARTRAEKIRADGKARAEAIRFESEKRTVEEMARLKQDSQSDLDSEVSRVSRLLQREAAEMAIAKALVSLPGRLDASTQAQLIDQSIQSMGNA
- the atpE gene encoding ATP synthase F0 subunit C, which translates into the protein MDSLTSAASVVAAGLAVGLGSIGPGIGQGTASGGAVEGIARQPEAEGKIRGTLLLSLAFMESLTIYGLVVALVLLFANPFS